In the Salvelinus namaycush isolate Seneca chromosome 35, SaNama_1.0, whole genome shotgun sequence genome, one interval contains:
- the LOC120029688 gene encoding toll-like receptor 13 translates to MKNLEELNLKYNRISTIDNFAFLGLQKLKVLNLGHNQLSEIKSFNFFDLHCLEYLNLEANPLVHIEALSFAHLSSIQNVFLGDLNFPPESKIELNLTFVFGSIPRGLTYLYISSGRRPMTLIIGGDGAPNPGLGLHTGLAIMFHNLTRLETLMLLGCRIDYLEKDLSKDLQSLRELRLVINNELTIMEEFPEPLKSLKYLLIQDLLLQCSCNNAWFDNWAKRNRQVQVMFWDSTLGMKEINCIGEHGTQNFLKYSQIHCSMDVGFILFVSNTLGLLLFMLVVLLHHLAGQYLLALFYITRGWLEEAVFRNNKRRYRYDAFVSYSGKDERWVVEELLPNMEQRGPPFLRLCLHSRDFQLGKDIVDNITDCLYSSRRTVCLVSRHYLRSNWCSLEMKLATDRLRVEQRDILILVFLEDISPHQLSAHHRLARLVKTRTYLDWPKEPEQYQDFWDRLWATLAPKHGQ, encoded by the exons CTAGGTCATAACCAGTTATCTGAAATCAAATCATTTAATTTCTTTGATCTGCACTGCTTAGAGTACCTCAATTTGGAGGCAAATCCATTGGTGCACATTGAGGCATTATCTTTTGCTCACCTTAGTTCAATACAGAATGTGTTTCTGGGAGACCTAAACTTCCCTCCAGAATCAAAGATTGAGCTGAATCTGACATTTGTATTTGGCAGCATACCTCGGGGACTGACATACCTTTACATCAGCTCTGGCAGAAGACCCATGACTCTTATTATTGGGGGCGATGGTGCCCCAAACCCAGGCTTGGGCCTGCAT ACTGGTCTTGCGATCATGTTTCACAATTTGACCAGACTGGAGACTCTGATGCTCCTTGGCTGCAGGATCGACTACCTTGAAAAGGACCTGAGCAAAGACTTACAGTCATTAAGAGAATTACGTTTGGTTATTAACAATGAGCTTACAATCATGGAAGAATTCCCTGAGCCCCTGAAAAGCCTAAAGTATCTGCTTATACAAGATCTACTTTTACAATGCAGTTGCAACAATGCTTGGTTTGATAACTGGGCGAAACGGAATCGACAAGTTCAGGTCATGTTTTGGGATTCTACATTGGGAATGAAGGAAATAAATTGCATAGGTGAGCATGGCACTCAGAACTTCCTAAAATACTCCCAGATCCATTGTTCAATGGACGTAGGATTCATTTTGTTTGTTTCCAACACCCTGGGTCTCCTGCTCTTCATGCTGGTGGTGCTGCTACATCACCTGGCTGGCCAGTATCTGCTGGCTCTATTTTACATCACTCGCGGCTGGTTGGAAGAGGCCGTGTTTCGGAACAACAAGAGACGCTACAGGTACGACGCCTTTGTCTCTTACAGTGGGAAAGACGAGCGCTGGGTGGTGGAGGAGCTTCTGCCCAACATGGAACAACGAGGTCCCCCTTTCCTGCGCCTGTGTCTGCACAGTAGAGACTTCCAGCTGGGGAAGGACATTGTGGACAACATCACAGATTGTCTCTACAGCAGCCGCCGGACTGTATGCTTGGTCAGCCGCCACTACCTCCGCAGCAACTGGTGCTCTTTGGAGATGAAGCTAGCCACTGACCGGCTGCGGGTGGAGCAAAGGGATATCCTCATCCTGGTCTTCTTGGAAGACATCTCTCCTCACCAGCTGTCCGCCCACCACAGGCTGGCCAGACTGGTGAAGACCAGGACCTACCTGGACTGGCCAAAAGAGCCAGAACAATACCAAGATTTTTGGGACCGACTCTGGGCTACGCTGGCGCCAAAACATGGCCAGTGA